A single genomic interval of Nitratidesulfovibrio sp. SRB-5 harbors:
- a CDS encoding phosphotransferase: MLDLLYRFGITPRRLATEFPLPGSPERCLTRTAVQGDDGRLWMLERLAPTQVSRREAMGDLLAQLADPAVSGPELAALVPAYLPVEDGDLRHVLKADTPPHAGYWQLSPFVPGAEPPRPDYLDHDWRGRAVAALLLALHRAGDNLPAGLPPAPVPPLPAFIAGLHEAVARRLPEAARRLHPVRDALEALPDVLAAQPVVLAHGDAHPLNLIWAPCGKGDDAPADGSGPPTCEPLAALRGVIDWEFAGAQPALYDAANCIGCVGFEHPSGLGRGFAAGFTTALRQGVAPYELAGMGADMLRHLPLMVLASRFGWLSEWLRRGDREMLGMELDYCDILLHHRQRLANMWAGG; the protein is encoded by the coding sequence ATGCTCGACCTGCTGTACCGTTTCGGCATCACCCCGCGCCGCCTGGCCACGGAATTTCCCCTGCCCGGCAGCCCGGAACGCTGCCTGACCCGCACGGCGGTGCAGGGCGACGACGGGCGGTTGTGGATGCTGGAACGGCTGGCCCCGACGCAGGTTTCCCGGCGCGAGGCCATGGGCGACCTGCTGGCGCAACTGGCGGACCCTGCCGTGTCCGGCCCGGAACTGGCCGCGCTGGTGCCCGCGTATCTGCCGGTGGAGGATGGCGACCTGCGCCATGTGCTCAAGGCGGACACCCCGCCCCATGCCGGGTACTGGCAGCTTTCGCCCTTCGTGCCCGGCGCGGAACCGCCCCGCCCCGACTATCTGGACCACGACTGGCGCGGGCGCGCAGTGGCCGCCCTGCTGCTGGCCCTGCACCGGGCCGGTGACAACCTGCCCGCCGGACTGCCCCCCGCGCCGGTGCCCCCGCTGCCCGCGTTCATCGCCGGGCTGCACGAGGCGGTGGCCCGCCGCCTGCCGGAGGCCGCCCGCCGCCTGCACCCGGTACGCGACGCGCTGGAGGCCCTGCCCGACGTGCTGGCCGCCCAACCGGTGGTGCTGGCCCATGGCGATGCCCACCCCCTGAACCTGATCTGGGCGCCCTGCGGCAAAGGCGACGACGCCCCGGCGGATGGCAGCGGACCACCGACCTGCGAACCGCTGGCCGCGCTGCGCGGGGTCATCGACTGGGAATTCGCCGGGGCGCAGCCCGCGCTGTACGACGCCGCCAACTGCATCGGCTGCGTGGGTTTCGAGCACCCCTCTGGCCTTGGACGCGGCTTTGCCGCCGGGTTCACCACCGCGCTGCGCCAGGGCGTGGCCCCGTACGAGCTTGCCGGAATGGGGGCCGATATGTTGCGCCATCTGCCGCTGATGGTGCTGGCATCCCGCTTCGGCTGGCTGTCGGAATGGCTGCGCAGGGGCGACCGGGAGATGCTGGGCATGGAACTGGACTACTGCGACATCCTGCTGCACCACCGCCAGCGGTTGGCGAACATGTGGGCCGGGGGATAG
- a CDS encoding DEAD/DEAH box helicase, which translates to MTFAELPLDARLLAGVESMGYHLPTPVQRRAIPAALSGRDVLALAATGTGKTAAYALPLLQRLLEGPRGQVRALVVAPTRELAEQIHDHIRRLGSMTRLRSTTIYGGVGIMPQTLRLRTGVEIVVACPGRLLDHLRRGHLNLSALDVLVLDEGDSLFELGFLADVRTLLAAVPARCQRMLFSATLPQAVQGLAGEALRDPVTVSVDAQAPAATVDHALYPVPAHLKTPLLKAMLRARLLPGVAAHAGTAHEPGMPGMPDMPDMPDMADMPDDIGGGIDDEGDDGFDTDEGGAFAGDTAGGHPPLHFVEDEPLAGAVLVFVRTRHGARRLWQQLASTGLRVGCLQGKLSQRRRQATLDGFRTGRYAVLVATDVAARGLDISRVTHVVNYDVPATADAYIHRIGRTGRAARAGTAMTLVAPGDETAVRHIERALGGPVTRCRFEGFDYGATARSPEGARPALPPRQARLPGGRKPQLQPAEAPEPPRQPVRPRPARHAVPPAAQGGAPQPQGQQAAKSARPQPGPGTSGHAGQDGRAKAGRDGMGREGGGRGPSGGSGSHSAG; encoded by the coding sequence GTGACCTTCGCCGAACTGCCCCTTGACGCCCGCCTGCTGGCCGGGGTGGAAAGCATGGGCTACCATCTGCCCACCCCCGTGCAGCGCCGGGCCATTCCCGCCGCGCTGTCCGGGCGCGACGTGCTGGCGCTGGCCGCCACCGGCACGGGCAAGACCGCCGCCTACGCGTTGCCGCTCTTGCAACGCCTGCTGGAAGGGCCGCGCGGGCAGGTGCGGGCGCTGGTGGTGGCCCCCACGCGCGAACTGGCCGAACAGATTCACGACCATATCCGACGGCTGGGCTCCATGACCCGCCTGCGCTCCACCACCATCTACGGCGGGGTGGGCATCATGCCGCAGACCCTGCGGCTGCGCACCGGGGTGGAGATCGTGGTGGCCTGTCCCGGGCGGCTGCTGGACCATCTGCGGCGCGGCCACCTGAACCTTTCCGCCCTTGACGTGCTGGTGCTGGACGAGGGCGATTCGCTGTTCGAACTGGGTTTTCTGGCCGACGTGCGGACGCTGCTGGCCGCCGTGCCCGCGCGGTGCCAGCGCATGCTGTTTTCCGCCACGTTGCCGCAGGCCGTGCAAGGCCTGGCGGGCGAGGCCCTGCGCGACCCCGTGACCGTCAGCGTGGACGCGCAGGCCCCGGCGGCCACCGTGGACCATGCCCTGTATCCGGTGCCCGCCCACCTCAAGACCCCGCTGCTGAAGGCCATGCTGCGCGCCCGGCTGCTGCCCGGCGTGGCTGCGCACGCCGGGACGGCCCATGAGCCCGGTATGCCCGGTATGCCCGATATGCCCGATATGCCCGATATGGCGGACATGCCTGATGACATCGGCGGCGGCATTGATGACGAGGGTGACGACGGCTTTGACACCGACGAAGGTGGCGCTTTCGCCGGGGATACGGCCGGCGGCCATCCGCCCCTGCATTTCGTCGAGGACGAACCCCTGGCCGGCGCGGTGCTGGTGTTCGTGCGCACCCGGCACGGGGCGCGCCGCCTGTGGCAGCAACTGGCTTCCACGGGGCTGCGCGTGGGATGCCTGCAAGGCAAGCTTTCGCAGCGGCGGCGCCAGGCGACCCTGGACGGGTTTCGCACCGGGCGCTACGCCGTGCTGGTGGCCACCGACGTGGCCGCGCGCGGGCTGGACATTTCGCGGGTGACCCACGTGGTGAATTACGACGTGCCCGCCACGGCGGACGCCTACATCCACCGCATCGGTCGCACCGGTCGCGCCGCCCGCGCGGGCACGGCCATGACCCTGGTGGCCCCCGGCGACGAGACGGCGGTGCGCCACATCGAGCGCGCCCTGGGCGGCCCGGTGACCCGCTGCCGCTTCGAGGGCTTCGACTACGGCGCGACGGCGCGCAGCCCGGAAGGGGCGCGCCCCGCCTTGCCGCCCCGGCAGGCCCGCCTGCCCGGCGGGCGCAAGCCGCAACTGCAACCCGCCGAGGCCCCGGAACCGCCGCGCCAGCCCGTCCGGCCCCGTCCGGCCCGCCATGCCGTGCCCCCGGCGGCCCAGGGCGGCGCGCCGCAGCCGCAGGGGCAGCAGGCGGCCAAGTCCGCCCGGCCGCAGCCCGGCCCCGGCACTTCCGGGCATGCGGGGCAGGATGGGCGCGCCAAGGCCGGTCGGGACGGCATGGGGCGCGAGGGTGGGGGACGTGGCCCTTCCGGCGGCTCCGGTTCCCACTCCGCAGGCTGA
- a CDS encoding YajQ family cyclic di-GMP-binding protein, whose protein sequence is MPSFDVVNKVEMQELDNAVNNVKKEVDTRYDFRNSVTEIELHRGDKRIHLLAGDEMKMRALQDMLQSHCIRRKVDPKCLEFKDIEPTSKGQVKRDVVIQEGITKDVAQKIVKKIKDSKLKVQAAIQDDQVRVTGKKIDDLQEVIQLLRGEEFGVPLQFVNMKA, encoded by the coding sequence ATGCCCTCGTTCGACGTGGTCAACAAGGTCGAGATGCAGGAACTCGACAACGCCGTGAACAACGTGAAGAAGGAAGTGGACACCCGCTACGACTTCCGCAATTCCGTCACCGAAATCGAACTGCATCGCGGTGACAAGCGCATTCACCTGCTGGCGGGCGATGAAATGAAGATGCGCGCCCTGCAGGACATGCTGCAATCCCACTGCATCCGTCGCAAGGTCGATCCCAAGTGCCTGGAGTTCAAGGATATCGAGCCGACGTCCAAGGGCCAGGTCAAGCGCGACGTGGTGATCCAGGAAGGCATCACCAAGGATGTCGCCCAGAAGATCGTCAAGAAGATCAAGGATTCTAAACTGAAAGTGCAGGCCGCCATCCAGGACGACCAGGTGCGCGTGACCGGCAAGAAGATCGACGACCTTCAGGAAGTCATCCAGTTGCTGCGGGGGGAGGAGTTTGGCGTGCCTCTTCAGTTCGTCAACATGAAGGCCTAA
- a CDS encoding methyl-accepting chemotaxis protein, which produces MLVCRARGQAADARLLHDAALKGLGPAAGSTPAALAEAAAAIAALRDEALRNAAAGQAMLEALDGETRQAGQARQAGQAGQGGQAAPTAANHPDDAVPYLLLDAKGMVTCASSALLALLDTGTTSPVALPGTLDAVGLRPAPTDKAGTELLRNIRECRAAKGELVIPLACGTTGNGAAPGASCLIHLAVSACPITDTAGRAHGSFVLLRDMTRLRAAQCTLASTSSRIERFAADSMSAAGEVTRAAEDLATLIQEANAGAGSQQERTAETATAMEQMNATVMEVARNAAHAADQAAETRRRSMDGARQVNELVAHIDGVEQVIGQLAERVGALDTQAGNIGQVMNVISDIADQTNLLALNAAIEAARAGDAGRGFAVVADEVRKLAEKTMNATREVSEVITGIQQSSRAAAREMDGARAAVNEAARRAQDSGTALSEILALTDNTSIQVQSIATAAEQQSATSAEINRAVEAITGIAGRTMDMMNHAAQDIFSLAGRSSDLSRTVARITATGEADDATEAAMAGKAVPCWEFKKCGREKGGAKEKEMGICPAWPDHGFSCAGVTGTFCGGSIQETFAKKIGNCAKCDFFKSASYRRDAHDSQMSGGALGGTSGRGVRLELRR; this is translated from the coding sequence ATGCTGGTGTGCCGTGCACGCGGACAGGCGGCCGACGCACGCCTGCTGCACGATGCAGCGCTGAAGGGCCTCGGCCCCGCCGCCGGAAGCACACCCGCCGCCCTGGCCGAAGCCGCCGCCGCCATAGCCGCCCTGCGCGACGAGGCACTGCGCAATGCCGCCGCCGGGCAGGCCATGCTGGAAGCCCTTGATGGAGAGACCAGACAGGCCGGGCAAGCCAGACAGGCCGGACAGGCCGGACAAGGTGGACAGGCCGCCCCCACTGCCGCCAATCACCCGGACGATGCCGTCCCCTACCTGCTGCTGGACGCCAAGGGCATGGTCACCTGCGCCTCGTCGGCCCTGCTGGCCCTGCTCGACACAGGCACCACATCACCCGTCGCCCTCCCCGGAACCCTTGACGCCGTGGGCCTGCGTCCCGCCCCCACGGACAAAGCCGGAACGGAACTGCTGCGCAACATCCGCGAGTGCCGCGCCGCCAAGGGCGAACTGGTCATCCCCCTGGCCTGCGGGACAACGGGCAACGGCGCGGCCCCCGGCGCATCCTGCCTGATCCACCTTGCGGTGTCCGCCTGCCCCATCACCGACACAGCGGGCCGCGCCCACGGCAGCTTCGTGCTGCTGCGCGACATGACCCGGCTGCGCGCCGCGCAGTGTACCCTGGCCAGCACGTCGTCGCGCATCGAACGCTTTGCCGCCGATTCCATGTCGGCGGCTGGCGAAGTGACCCGCGCCGCGGAAGACCTGGCCACCCTGATCCAGGAAGCCAACGCGGGGGCGGGCAGCCAGCAGGAGCGCACGGCGGAAACCGCCACCGCCATGGAACAGATGAACGCCACGGTCATGGAAGTGGCCCGCAACGCGGCCCACGCCGCCGACCAGGCCGCCGAAACCCGCCGCCGCAGCATGGATGGCGCCCGGCAGGTGAACGAACTGGTGGCGCACATCGACGGCGTGGAGCAGGTCATCGGCCAGCTGGCAGAACGCGTGGGCGCGCTGGACACGCAGGCGGGCAACATCGGCCAGGTGATGAACGTCATTTCCGACATCGCCGACCAGACCAACCTGCTGGCGCTGAACGCCGCCATCGAAGCTGCCCGCGCCGGTGACGCCGGGCGCGGATTCGCCGTCGTCGCCGACGAAGTGCGCAAGCTGGCCGAAAAGACCATGAACGCCACCCGCGAGGTGAGCGAGGTGATTACCGGCATCCAGCAAAGCTCGCGCGCAGCCGCCCGCGAGATGGACGGAGCCCGCGCCGCCGTCAACGAGGCCGCCCGCCGCGCCCAGGATTCCGGCACCGCGCTGTCGGAAATCCTTGCCCTTACCGACAACACCAGCATCCAGGTGCAGTCCATCGCCACCGCCGCAGAGCAGCAGTCGGCCACATCCGCCGAGATCAACCGCGCTGTGGAGGCCATTACCGGCATTGCCGGGCGCACCATGGACATGATGAACCATGCCGCGCAGGACATCTTCAGCCTGGCCGGGCGTTCCAGCGACCTTTCGCGCACCGTCGCGCGCATTACCGCCACCGGCGAGGCCGACGACGCGACCGAAGCCGCCATGGCGGGCAAGGCCGTGCCCTGCTGGGAATTCAAGAAGTGCGGACGCGAAAAGGGGGGCGCCAAGGAAAAGGAAATGGGCATCTGCCCCGCCTGGCCCGACCACGGCTTCAGCTGTGCCGGGGTTACCGGCACCTTCTGCGGCGGCAGCATCCAGGAAACCTTTGCCAAGAAGATCGGCAACTGCGCCAAGTGCGACTTCTTCAAAAGCGCTTCCTACCGGCGCGACGCCCACGATTCGCAAATGTCCGGCGGAGCATTGGGCGGCACGTCGGGCAGGGGCGTGCGGCTGGAACTGCGGCGCTAG
- a CDS encoding ATP-binding cassette domain-containing protein, with translation MALLGIQDVTLNLGTGKLLDGANLHVEQGERICLVGRNGAGKSTLLRLMAGDLRPDAGEVVRTPGLRFGSMPQEVPVDMTGPVFGIVAGGLGPEGEALAAFHVLEAAREAGRPVDEAALAAARRGLESGEGWEHYGDVVSVCNHLRLDPEREFSTLSGGRKRRVLLARALVASQDLLLDEPTNHIDIDTIAWLEDYLMRRARTLVFVSHDRAFVRRLATRIVEVDRGKLHSYACGYDQYQEQREARLENEERQFALFDKKLAQEEAWVRQGIKARRTRNMGRVRALYALREERARRRERQGGVAMLAQEAERSGKLVIEARNVCFAHENARSVLRDFSALIQRGDRVGLIGPNGSGKTTLLRLLLGQLVPHSGEVRHGTRLEIAYFDQLRTALDGEKSVMDNVAEGADTIEVNGNRRHVAGYLRDFLFEPDRLRLPAKVLSGGERNRLLLAKLFTRPSNLLVLDEPTNDLDVETLDLLEELLAEYQGTVLLVSHDRAFLDDVVTSTLAFDDDGNVREYVGGYTDWLRQRPKPVADAAGKDGASGEAAPRRNGEGDGPGNGQADNSAGPGSGTAQIRKLTFKEQRELAGLREELAALPGNLDALEREQATLEARLAEPDFFTTDPEGFNAAAARVTALEGEQTALLERWEVAEARIAELAQFRE, from the coding sequence ATGGCATTGCTGGGCATTCAGGACGTCACGCTCAACCTCGGCACCGGCAAGCTGCTGGACGGGGCCAACCTGCACGTGGAGCAGGGCGAACGCATCTGTCTTGTGGGGCGCAACGGCGCGGGCAAATCGACGCTGTTGCGGCTGATGGCCGGTGACCTGCGCCCCGACGCGGGCGAGGTGGTGCGCACGCCGGGTTTGCGCTTTGGCAGCATGCCGCAGGAGGTGCCGGTGGACATGACCGGCCCGGTGTTCGGCATAGTGGCGGGGGGACTTGGACCCGAGGGCGAGGCGCTGGCCGCCTTTCACGTGCTGGAGGCCGCGCGCGAGGCGGGCCGCCCCGTGGATGAGGCCGCCCTGGCGGCGGCGCGGCGCGGGCTGGAATCGGGCGAAGGGTGGGAGCATTACGGCGACGTGGTGTCCGTGTGCAACCACCTGCGTCTGGACCCGGAACGAGAGTTCTCCACCCTGTCCGGCGGGCGCAAGCGCCGGGTGCTGCTGGCCCGCGCGCTGGTAGCGTCGCAGGATCTGCTGCTGGACGAACCCACCAACCACATCGACATCGACACCATCGCCTGGCTGGAAGATTATCTGATGCGCCGCGCGCGCACGCTGGTGTTCGTCTCGCACGACCGGGCCTTCGTGCGCCGTCTGGCCACCCGCATCGTGGAGGTGGACCGGGGCAAGCTGCATTCCTATGCCTGCGGGTACGACCAGTATCAGGAGCAGCGCGAGGCCCGGCTGGAGAACGAGGAACGCCAGTTCGCCCTGTTCGACAAGAAGCTGGCCCAGGAAGAGGCCTGGGTGCGCCAGGGCATCAAGGCCCGGCGCACCCGCAACATGGGCCGGGTGCGCGCCCTGTACGCCCTGCGCGAGGAACGCGCCCGCCGCCGCGAACGGCAGGGCGGGGTGGCCATGCTGGCGCAGGAGGCGGAACGCTCTGGCAAGCTGGTCATCGAGGCGCGCAACGTGTGCTTCGCCCACGAGAACGCCAGGTCGGTGCTGCGCGACTTTTCGGCGCTGATCCAGCGCGGCGACCGGGTGGGGCTGATCGGCCCCAACGGCTCCGGCAAGACCACCCTGCTGCGCCTGCTGCTGGGCCAGCTTGTTCCCCATTCCGGCGAGGTGCGCCACGGCACCCGGCTGGAAATCGCCTATTTCGACCAGTTGCGCACGGCGCTGGACGGCGAGAAGTCGGTCATGGACAACGTGGCCGAGGGCGCGGACACCATAGAGGTCAACGGCAACCGCCGCCACGTGGCCGGGTACCTGCGCGATTTCCTGTTCGAGCCGGACCGGCTGCGCCTGCCCGCCAAGGTATTGTCCGGCGGCGAGCGCAACCGCCTGCTGCTGGCCAAGCTGTTCACCCGGCCCTCCAACCTGCTGGTGCTGGACGAACCCACCAACGACCTGGACGTGGAAACGCTGGATCTGCTGGAGGAACTGCTGGCCGAATACCAGGGCACCGTGCTGCTGGTGAGCCATGACCGCGCGTTCCTTGACGACGTGGTGACCAGCACCCTGGCCTTCGACGACGACGGCAACGTGCGCGAGTACGTGGGCGGCTACACCGACTGGCTGCGCCAGCGCCCGAAGCCGGTAGCCGATGCCGCCGGAAAGGATGGCGCCAGTGGCGAGGCCGCCCCCCGCAGGAACGGGGAGGGCGACGGCCCGGGCAACGGACAGGCGGACAACTCCGCTGGCCCCGGTTCCGGTACCGCCCAGATTCGCAAGCTGACCTTCAAGGAACAGCGCGAACTGGCCGGGCTGCGCGAGGAACTGGCGGCGCTGCCCGGCAATCTGGACGCGCTGGAGCGCGAACAGGCCACGCTGGAAGCCCGACTGGCCGAGCCGGACTTCTTCACCACCGATCCGGAGGGCTTCAACGCCGCCGCCGCGCGGGTCACCGCGCTGGAAGGCGAGCAGACCGCCCTGCTGGAACGCTGGGAAGTGGCGGAGGCGCGCATCGCGGAACTGGCCCAATTTCGTGAGTAG
- a CDS encoding Na+/H+ antiporter NhaC family protein, with protein MSPTSPVAAPLHQPAPNPVALLPLFLFLVLFIGAGLALGAAGTEMAFYQLSPTVAILPAIALALVLREKDPATAARSGGLTRRVNVFLSGAGEINIVTMCVIYLLAGGFASVASAIGGVESTVNLGLSLVPQRLVLPGLFVISAFVATAMGTSMGTIAAVGPIAAGVAAQTGMDAALLMGAVVGGAMFGDNLSMISDTTIAATRTQGCDMRDKFRMNFAIALPAALLAVAVLWLAGDAGRAAAPGDYRVITVLPYVAILAMALSGMNVFAVLFAGIALAGGVGMAVVDGYTPLKFAQDIYKGFTGMHEILVLSMLMGGLGELIRYQGGVAWLLAAVRRFIDRPGERGGAAARTGEAGISGLVAVADLCTANNTVAIILTGGMAREIAATSGVDPRRSASLLDIFSCVVQGLAPHAAQVLLAGSIAGISPVAVLSANYYCLLLGAAGVLAILTGLPRAPRTVASGGERA; from the coding sequence ATGTCCCCGACGTCTCCAGTTGCCGCGCCCCTGCATCAGCCCGCCCCCAACCCCGTGGCCCTGCTGCCGCTGTTCCTGTTCCTGGTTCTGTTCATTGGTGCCGGGCTGGCCCTTGGCGCCGCCGGAACGGAGATGGCCTTCTACCAGCTGTCGCCCACGGTGGCCATTCTGCCCGCCATCGCCCTGGCCCTGGTCCTGCGCGAAAAGGACCCGGCCACGGCGGCCCGGTCCGGCGGCCTGACCCGGCGGGTCAACGTCTTTCTGTCCGGCGCGGGCGAGATCAACATCGTCACCATGTGCGTCATCTACCTGCTGGCCGGTGGCTTTGCCTCGGTGGCGTCGGCCATCGGCGGGGTGGAATCCACGGTGAACCTGGGGCTGTCGCTGGTGCCGCAACGGCTGGTGCTGCCGGGGTTGTTCGTCATTTCGGCCTTCGTGGCCACGGCCATGGGCACCTCCATGGGCACCATCGCCGCCGTGGGGCCCATCGCGGCGGGCGTGGCCGCCCAGACCGGCATGGATGCCGCGCTGCTCATGGGCGCGGTGGTGGGCGGGGCCATGTTCGGCGACAACCTGTCCATGATCTCCGACACCACCATCGCGGCCACGCGCACCCAAGGCTGCGACATGCGCGACAAGTTCCGCATGAACTTCGCCATTGCGCTGCCCGCCGCGCTGCTGGCCGTGGCGGTGCTCTGGCTGGCGGGCGATGCGGGCCGGGCCGCCGCGCCCGGCGATTACCGCGTGATCACGGTGCTGCCCTACGTGGCCATTCTGGCCATGGCGCTTTCGGGCATGAACGTGTTCGCCGTGCTGTTCGCGGGCATCGCCCTGGCGGGCGGCGTGGGCATGGCCGTGGTGGACGGTTACACGCCGCTGAAATTCGCCCAGGACATCTACAAGGGCTTTACCGGCATGCACGAGATTCTCGTGCTGTCCATGCTCATGGGCGGCCTTGGCGAACTCATCCGCTATCAGGGCGGGGTGGCCTGGCTGCTGGCCGCCGTGCGCCGGTTCATCGACCGGCCCGGCGAACGCGGCGGAGCCGCCGCCCGCACCGGAGAAGCGGGCATTTCCGGCCTGGTGGCCGTGGCCGACCTGTGCACCGCCAACAACACCGTGGCCATCATCCTGACCGGGGGCATGGCCCGCGAGATCGCCGCCACCTCCGGCGTGGACCCGCGCCGCAGTGCCAGCCTGCTGGACATCTTCTCGTGCGTGGTGCAGGGGCTGGCCCCGCACGCGGCGCAGGTGCTGCTGGCCGGGTCCATCGCGGGCATCTCTCCCGTGGCGGTGCTGTCGGCCAACTATTACTGCCTGTTGCTGGGCGCGGCGGGTGTGCTGGCCATTCTTACCGGGCTGCCGCGCGCCCCGCGTACGGTGGCGTCCGGGGGCGAGCGGGCGTAG
- the groES gene encoding co-chaperone GroES — protein MNLKPLNDRVLVKRLESEEKTAGGLFIPDTAKEKPSRGEVVAAGPGKVAEDGKLIAMTVKKGDMVLFSKYAGTEIKLDGVEHLVMREDDILAIIE, from the coding sequence ATGAATCTGAAGCCTTTGAATGACCGCGTTCTGGTGAAGCGCCTCGAATCCGAAGAAAAGACCGCCGGCGGCCTCTTCATCCCCGACACCGCCAAGGAAAAGCCCTCGCGCGGCGAAGTCGTCGCCGCCGGTCCCGGCAAGGTCGCGGAAGACGGCAAGCTCATCGCCATGACCGTCAAGAAGGGCGACATGGTGCTCTTCAGCAAGTACGCCGGCACCGAGATCAAGCTTGACGGCGTCGAGCACCTCGTCATGCGCGAAGACGACATTCTCGCCATCATCGAATAA
- the groL gene encoding chaperonin GroEL (60 kDa chaperone family; promotes refolding of misfolded polypeptides especially under stressful conditions; forms two stacked rings of heptamers to form a barrel-shaped 14mer; ends can be capped by GroES; misfolded proteins enter the barrel where they are refolded when GroES binds), with protein MASKEILFDVKAREKLSRGVDKLANAVKVTLGPKGRNVVIEKSFGSPVITKDGVTVAKEIELEDKFENMGAQMVKEVASKTSDIAGDGTTTATILAQAIYREGVKLVAAGRSPMAIKRGIDKAVEKLVKELGTLAKPTRDQKEIAQIGTISANSDTTIGNIIAEAMAKVGKEGVITVEEAKGLETTLEVVEGMQFDRGYLSPYFVTDPEKMVCELDEPFILCNEKKISSMKDMLPVLEQVAKMNRPLVIIAEDVEGEALATLVVNKLRGTLQVVAVKAPGFGDRRKAMLQDIAVLTGGTVVSEDMGVKLENISVADLGTAKRVVVDKENTTIVDGAGKSEDIKARVKQIRAQIDETTSDYDREKLQERLAKLVGGVAVINVGAATETEMKEKKDRVEDALNATRAAVEEGIVPGGGTAYIRISKVLDDVKPADDDEAAGVNIIRRAIEEPLRQISSNAGYEGSIVVEKVRDGKDGFGFNAASGEFEDLIKAGVIDPKKVTRIALQNAASVASLLLTTECAIAEKPEAKKDMPMPGGGMGGMGGMGGMY; from the coding sequence ATGGCTTCCAAGGAAATCCTGTTCGACGTCAAGGCCCGCGAAAAGCTTTCCCGCGGCGTGGACAAGCTCGCCAATGCCGTCAAGGTGACCCTCGGTCCCAAGGGCCGCAACGTGGTCATCGAAAAGTCTTTCGGCTCGCCCGTCATCACCAAGGACGGCGTGACCGTGGCCAAGGAAATCGAACTCGAGGACAAGTTCGAGAACATGGGCGCGCAGATGGTCAAGGAAGTTGCTTCCAAGACCAGCGACATCGCCGGTGACGGCACCACCACCGCCACCATCCTGGCCCAGGCCATCTACCGCGAAGGCGTGAAGCTGGTGGCCGCTGGCCGCAGCCCCATGGCTATCAAGCGCGGCATCGACAAGGCCGTTGAAAAGCTGGTCAAGGAACTTGGCACCCTGGCCAAGCCCACCCGCGACCAGAAGGAAATCGCCCAGATCGGCACCATTTCCGCCAACTCCGACACCACCATCGGCAACATCATCGCCGAGGCCATGGCCAAGGTGGGCAAGGAAGGCGTCATCACCGTCGAGGAAGCCAAGGGTCTGGAAACCACCCTTGAAGTGGTCGAAGGCATGCAGTTCGACCGTGGCTACCTGTCGCCCTACTTCGTGACCGATCCCGAAAAGATGGTCTGCGAACTCGACGAGCCCTTCATTCTCTGCAACGAGAAGAAGATCTCCAGCATGAAGGACATGCTGCCCGTTCTCGAACAGGTGGCCAAGATGAACCGTCCGCTGGTGATCATCGCCGAAGACGTGGAAGGCGAAGCCCTGGCCACCCTGGTGGTCAACAAGCTGCGCGGCACCCTGCAGGTTGTTGCCGTGAAGGCCCCCGGCTTCGGCGACCGCCGCAAGGCCATGCTGCAGGACATCGCCGTCCTGACCGGCGGCACCGTGGTGTCCGAAGACATGGGCGTGAAGCTCGAAAACATCTCGGTGGCCGACCTTGGCACCGCCAAGCGCGTGGTTGTGGACAAGGAAAACACCACCATCGTTGACGGCGCTGGCAAGTCCGAAGACATCAAGGCGCGCGTGAAGCAGATCCGCGCCCAGATCGACGAAACCACTTCCGACTACGACCGCGAAAAGCTGCAGGAACGCCTGGCCAAGCTGGTGGGCGGCGTGGCCGTGATCAACGTGGGCGCCGCGACCGAAACCGAAATGAAGGAAAAGAAGGACCGCGTCGAGGACGCCCTGAACGCCACCCGCGCCGCGGTGGAAGAAGGCATCGTCCCCGGTGGCGGCACCGCCTACATCCGCATCTCCAAGGTGCTGGACGACGTGAAGCCCGCTGACGACGACGAAGCCGCTGGCGTGAACATCATCCGCCGCGCCATCGAAGAACCGCTGCGCCAGATCTCGTCCAACGCCGGCTACGAAGGTTCCATCGTGGTCGAGAAGGTGCGCGACGGCAAGGACGGCTTCGGCTTCAACGCCGCGTCCGGCGAGTTCGAAGACCTGATCAAGGCCGGTGTCATCGACCCCAAGAAGGTCACCCGCATCGCCCTGCAGAACGCGGCCTCCGTTGCCTCGCTGCTGCTGACCACCGAATGCGCCATTGCCGAAAAGCCCGAAGCCAAGAAGGACATGCCCATGCCCGGTGGCGGCATGGGTGGCATGGGCGGCATGGGCGGCATGTACTAG